The Myxococcus xanthus genome contains the following window.
TGACACGGCGAACGGTGTGTCTGGCGCGGCGGCACAAGGACGTGCGCGCCACGGTGGCGCTGCTGTCCAGCGCGGACGCGTCGCTGGTGGAGAAGTCGGTGGACGCGGTGCACGCCCTGCCCTCGCTGCACGAATGCGAGGACGAGGAGTCCCTGGCCGAACAACAGCGGCTGCCCTCGGACGCGGCGAAGCGCGCCGACATCGAGAAGCTGGAGGAGCAGCTCGCGGGCGTGAAGGCGCTGGTGGACGCGGGCCGCTATCCGAAAGCCCTGGAGACGGCGCGCGCGCTGGAGGCACCGGTGCTGGCCACCGGCCACCTGCCGCTCACGGCCGAGCTGCGCTTCCACCTGGGCTGGCTCCAGGAACAGAACGGCCAGTCCCCCGAGGCGTCGAAGCAGCTCTTCCACGCCGTGCGCGACGCCGAGGCGGGGCGGGCGGACCGGCTGAAGGTCGCCATCCTCAACAAGCTGCTCTACGTGGAGGACGGCCAGCAGCACTTCACCCAGGCCTCGGACTGGGGCGAGCTGGCACACGCGACCCTCCAGCGTCTGGGCGGCGAGCCCGTGCTGGAAGCCGACGTGCGGATGAACCAGGCCAACCTCGCGGTGTCGCAGGAGCGCTTCGAGGATGCGCGCACGCTGCTGGAGCAGGCCAAGGCGCTCCAGGCCCACGCCCTGCCCCTGGGCCACCCCAAGCGCGCGCGAACCACCTTCCTGCTGGGCGGCGTGATGCTGGACCTGGGGAAGCCCGAGGAGGCGGTGAAGCTGCTGGAGGAAGCGCTGACACTGACGGAGGCCGCGGTGGGCCCCTGGCACCCGGACATGGCCCAGCGCCACGGCATGCTGTCGCTGACGCTGCGCGAGCTGAAGCAGGACGCCAAGGCCCTGGCGCACGCGCAGGCGGCGGCCCAGGTCCGCAAGGCCACGCAGGGCGAGACGAGCGTCCTGTACGCGGAGACCCTGGACGAGGTGGGCATGTGCCTGCACGCGATGAAGCGCTACGACGAGGCGCTGAAGGCCTACGAAGAGGCGCTGGTCATCAAGCGCGCGGCGCTACCCGCGGACGACGAGCGCCTCCAGTACTCCTATGACGGCGTGGGCCAGGCGTTGCTGGAGCTGGGCAAGGCGAACGAATCGGTGGCGCCGCTGCGGCAGGCCGTCTCCTTCGCGTCGGCCCCGCCCGACGTGCTGGCCGAGTCCGGCTTCGCCCTGGCTCGCGCCCTGTGGATGACGCAGCAGCCCCCGGCGGCCCGCGGGGAGGCGGCCCAGGCCCGGGCGCGCTTCACCGAGGCCGGCCTGGATGCGCGGGTGGCGGACGTGGACGCCTGGCTCTCGACGCTGCCGCCCGAGCCTGCCCCCCGGCCCGCGCGACGCAAGCCCCGGCGGTGAAGTCGCCACGGACCCAACGGGTGGCGGGCCGTGTCGGCCGTGTTAGCGTCCCGCTCCCGTGGCCCCGTCGAACGAAGAGGATCCCGCGCTGGACCCGACGCTGACGCTGAGCCGCGCGCGGCAAGGCCGGGTCCGGCTGAAGTTGATGGTGCTGTCCGGCCCCGAGTCCGGCCAGAGCCATGCGCTCACCAGGCCCGAGTACGTGCTTGGCAAGGCCCCCACGTGCGACATCGTCCTCACCGACAAGACGATTTCCCGCGAGCACCTCAAGCTGACGGTCCACGACGAACACGTGGTGGCCACGGACATGGGCTCGCGCAACGGCTCCTCGTGTGACGGCCGCCGCTTCACCGAGTTGGAGCTGCACCCAGGCACCGTCATCACCCTGGGCACCACCGAGCTGAAGCTGGTGCCAGAGGAGTCGGCGAAGCGCACGCTGCTGCTCTCCAACCGCGACCGCTTCGGCGCGCTGGTGG
Protein-coding sequences here:
- a CDS encoding serine/threonine-protein kinase, with product MSMRDSGRGRAGTGNREGDAFGTGPGSRRDDAPPVPQVGRYFLLKRLGQGGMGVVYAAYDPDLDRKVALKLLHADSRTDSEEARARLLREAQAMARVSHPNVIPIFDVDVWGDRVFLAMELVDGGTLASWVKEGQRSWREILESFLAAGRGLQAAHEAGLVHRDFKPANVLVNKAGRVFVTDFGLARPVGTLPKEEPLSEDAEALIPSERRMLDTPLTEAGLIIGTPSYMSPEQFRGDDLDPRSDQFSFCVALYWALYRQRPFEPAKMEAYASSRKPQAQPVVEATEPLNVTAPLEREAPKPLPPPVLIQEPPRDVKVPAWVKQAMMRGLSLDPAARFASMEALLGALSQEHRFTKRRRWVAGASTVAAGVALVGGVLYQQSQVCAAAGARMDDVWSPAARQQVEAAFLATGKPFAQELAGKVSQVLDGYASAWKQQSTEACEATHVHGVQTEELLTRRTVCLARRHKDVRATVALLSSADASLVEKSVDAVHALPSLHECEDEESLAEQQRLPSDAAKRADIEKLEEQLAGVKALVDAGRYPKALETARALEAPVLATGHLPLTAELRFHLGWLQEQNGQSPEASKQLFHAVRDAEAGRADRLKVAILNKLLYVEDGQQHFTQASDWGELAHATLQRLGGEPVLEADVRMNQANLAVSQERFEDARTLLEQAKALQAHALPLGHPKRARTTFLLGGVMLDLGKPEEAVKLLEEALTLTEAAVGPWHPDMAQRHGMLSLTLRELKQDAKALAHAQAAAQVRKATQGETSVLYAETLDEVGMCLHAMKRYDEALKAYEEALVIKRAALPADDERLQYSYDGVGQALLELGKANESVAPLRQAVSFASAPPDVLAESGFALARALWMTQQPPAARGEAAQARARFTEAGLDARVADVDAWLSTLPPEPAPRPARRKPRR